The following coding sequences lie in one Pseudomonas monsensis genomic window:
- a CDS encoding TSUP family transporter, whose translation MPFELSVDLTTLAILALVAFIAGFIDAIAGGGGLLTTPALLTAGLPPHLVLGTNKLSSTFGSATASFTFYRRKLFHPRQWTHAIVGTLVGALTGAIVAHYLPAEWLNKMLPVIVFACGLYLLFGGTPKAPLDSDAPIKKKWQSSQGFSLGFYDGVAGPGTGAFWTVSSLLLYPIDLVKASGVARSMNFVSNIAALSVFVFSGQVDWIIGLSMGLSVMVGAFFGARTAISGGAKFIRPVFITVVLGLTVRLAWQHWFSVA comes from the coding sequence ATGCCTTTCGAACTCAGCGTTGACCTCACCACCCTCGCCATTCTTGCCCTCGTCGCATTCATTGCCGGTTTCATCGACGCCATTGCCGGCGGTGGCGGCCTGCTGACCACACCAGCGCTGCTGACTGCCGGCCTGCCGCCACACCTGGTGCTGGGCACCAACAAACTGAGTTCGACCTTCGGTTCGGCCACCGCCAGTTTCACTTTCTACCGGCGCAAGCTATTCCACCCTCGGCAGTGGACGCACGCCATCGTCGGCACGCTGGTCGGTGCGCTGACCGGTGCGATCGTCGCCCATTACCTGCCGGCGGAATGGCTGAACAAAATGCTCCCGGTGATCGTGTTTGCCTGCGGCCTGTACCTGTTGTTCGGCGGCACACCGAAAGCGCCACTGGACAGCGACGCACCGATCAAAAAGAAATGGCAATCGAGCCAGGGTTTCAGTCTCGGCTTCTATGACGGCGTGGCCGGTCCGGGCACAGGTGCATTCTGGACGGTCAGCAGCCTGTTGCTCTACCCGATCGACCTGGTCAAGGCCAGCGGCGTGGCGCGCAGCATGAACTTCGTCAGCAATATTGCGGCGCTGTCGGTGTTCGTGTTTTCCGGGCAAGTGGACTGGATCATCGGCCTGAGCATGGGCCTGTCGGTGATGGTCGGCGCGTTCTTCGGTGCGCGCACCGCAATCAGCGGTGGCGCCAAATTCATCCGTCCGGTGTTCATCACCGTGGTGTTGGGTCTGACCGTGCGCCTAGCCTGGCAGCACTGGTTCAGCGTGGCCTAA
- the nudC gene encoding NAD(+) diphosphatase: protein MTSRWTTAVLDTDHPGGWAVARSPEGFLFDDNGALFPREWLKRQDLSILAEHGIGHLDGEPVYLLELHSVSEVPGCNWKGLRAFMLDGDHTVYKVLGYAAQIGTWAREHRFCGNCGQAMTQVPRERAMHCQPCELRNYPRISPSMIVLVTRGDEVLLARSPRFVTGVYSTLAGFAEPGESAEDCLIREVREEVQIEVKNIQYMGSQCWPFPHSMMLGFHAEYAGGEIVCQEDEIEDAQWFNVHDLPPLPASKSIARYLIDVYVARRLGHAEPVLPG, encoded by the coding sequence ATGACATCTCGCTGGACCACTGCAGTACTGGACACCGATCATCCCGGCGGCTGGGCCGTGGCGCGCAGCCCTGAAGGGTTTTTGTTCGATGACAACGGCGCGCTGTTCCCGCGGGAATGGCTCAAGCGTCAGGACTTGTCGATCCTCGCCGAACACGGCATTGGCCATCTCGATGGCGAGCCGGTGTACCTGCTGGAGTTGCACAGTGTCAGCGAGGTGCCGGGGTGCAACTGGAAAGGTCTGCGGGCGTTCATGCTCGATGGCGATCACACGGTCTACAAAGTTTTGGGTTATGCCGCACAGATCGGCACCTGGGCGCGGGAGCATCGTTTTTGCGGCAATTGCGGGCAGGCCATGACGCAGGTGCCGCGGGAGCGGGCGATGCATTGCCAGCCGTGCGAACTGCGCAATTACCCGCGCATTTCGCCGAGCATGATCGTGCTCGTCACCCGGGGCGACGAGGTCCTGCTGGCGCGCTCACCGCGTTTCGTCACTGGGGTCTACAGTACGCTGGCCGGATTTGCCGAGCCGGGGGAGTCGGCCGAGGATTGCCTGATTCGTGAAGTGCGCGAAGAAGTGCAGATCGAGGTCAAGAACATTCAGTACATGGGCAGCCAGTGCTGGCCGTTTCCGCATTCGATGATGCTCGGCTTCCATGCCGAGTACGCCGGTGGCGAGATTGTCTGCCAGGAAGACGAGATCGAAGACGCCCAGTGGTTCAACGTGCACGATTTGCCGCCATTGCCGGCGTCCAAATCGATTGCCCGTTACCTGATCGACGTCTACGTGGCGCGGCGCTTAGGCCACGCTGAACCAGTGCTGCCAGGCTAG
- a CDS encoding crotonase/enoyl-CoA hydratase family protein gives MSQYSAFSVELADNIAHVQINRPEKINSMNAAFWSEIVEIFQWVDDTDEVRVVVLSGNGKHFSSGIDLMMLAGVANELGKDVGRNARLLRRKILALQASFNAVDNCRKPVLAAIQGYCLGGAIDLIAACDMRYAAEDAQFSIKEIDLGMAADVGTLQRLPRIIGDGMLRELAYTGRTFGADEARSMGLVNRVYGDKDALLEGVFDIAREIAAKSPIAVTGTKEMISYMRDHRIDDGLEYVATWNAAMLQSTDLRVAMAAHMSKLKPEFLD, from the coding sequence ATGTCTCAATACTCCGCCTTCAGCGTCGAACTGGCCGACAATATCGCTCATGTGCAGATCAATCGTCCGGAGAAGATCAATTCGATGAACGCGGCGTTCTGGAGTGAGATCGTCGAGATTTTTCAGTGGGTCGATGACACCGATGAAGTGCGCGTGGTGGTGCTCAGTGGCAACGGTAAACATTTTTCCTCCGGTATCGACCTGATGATGCTCGCCGGCGTCGCCAATGAACTGGGCAAGGACGTCGGCCGTAATGCGCGCCTGCTACGCCGCAAGATTCTCGCCTTGCAAGCTTCGTTCAACGCGGTCGACAACTGCCGTAAACCGGTGCTGGCGGCGATTCAGGGCTATTGCCTTGGCGGGGCGATCGACCTGATCGCTGCCTGTGACATGCGTTACGCTGCCGAAGACGCGCAGTTCTCGATCAAAGAAATCGATCTCGGCATGGCCGCCGATGTTGGCACGTTGCAACGGTTGCCGCGGATCATCGGAGACGGCATGCTGCGTGAACTGGCTTACACCGGTCGCACCTTTGGTGCTGATGAGGCGCGGAGCATGGGGTTGGTCAATCGTGTCTATGGCGACAAGGACGCGTTGCTCGAGGGCGTGTTCGACATCGCTCGCGAGATTGCAGCCAAGTCGCCGATTGCCGTCACAGGCACCAAGGAAATGATCAGCTACATGCGCGACCATCGCATCGACGATGGCCTTGAATACGTTGCCACCTGGAACGCCGCCATGTTGCAATCCACCGACTTGCGCGTGGCCATGGCCGCCCATATGAGCAAACTGAAACCCGAATTTCTGGATTGA
- a CDS encoding IS3 family transposase (programmed frameshift) produces the protein MGKRYDNDFKDWVVLQMMPPLNRSVAELAAALNLTPQSLRNWRQMARDKGLIVPGNGKTSDQWSSADKFNAVMETAPLSEVEISQYCRIKGIYPEQIQQWRVACQNANPVVDLTSRTSKTAEQRRIKILERQLIQSDASRAEAVALLGAQKKSQCDLGQGQGRLINASDRTQAMKLIADAVLNGARRYRACNELGLSLRTVQRWQHTECDGRQLAQRAAPANKLNDTERQAVLDAANQAGYASLTPHQIVPKLADEGIYLASESTFYRVLKAANQNVRRGRAKAPKRRVLTTHRADGPNQVWCWDITWLPSTVKGRFFYWYMVKDVYSRKLVANEVHEVESAEHACELLRKGCLREQTAGRPLVLHSDNGHVMRGSLLRESMVALGVEPSFSRPRVSNDNAYAEALFRTAKYCPLWPDQPFDTVTDARLWVQNFIDWYNEDHRHSALKYVTPNQRHEGKATALLQARAELYEDARRTNPSRWSTRTRNWKLADAVYLNPERPEIKGAMD, from the exons ATGGGCAAACGCTACGACAACGACTTCAAAGATTGGGTCGTTCTGCAAATGATGCCGCCCCTCAATCGATCAGTGGCGGAACTTGCCGCTGCACTCAATCTCACGCCACAGTCACTGCGAAACTGGAGACAAATGGCTAGAGATAAAGGCTTGATCGTTCCGGGAAACGGCAAGACCAGTGACCAATGGTCTAGCGCCGATAAATTCAATGCCGTCATGGAAACCGCGCCGTTGAGCGAGGTCGAGATCTCTCAATACTGCCGAATCAAAGGCATTTACCCTGAGCAAATCCAACAGTGGCGAGTGGCATGCCAAAACGCTAATCCCGTTGTTGATCTCACCTCTCGAACTTCAAAAACGGCCGAGCAACGGCGCATCAAAATACTTGAGCGCCAACTGATTCAGTCTGATGCCAGTCGTGCAGAGGCGGTGGCGTTGCTGG GAGCTCAGAAAAAAAGCCAATGCGATCTGGGGCAAGGACAAGGAAGACTGATCAACGCCTCTGATCGTACGCAAGCCATGAAGTTGATTGCCGACGCAGTGCTGAATGGCGCTCGTCGATATCGCGCTTGCAATGAACTGGGTCTGAGCCTGCGCACAGTTCAACGCTGGCAACACACTGAATGTGACGGGCGACAGCTGGCTCAACGTGCAGCTCCGGCTAACAAGCTCAATGATACGGAGCGTCAAGCGGTGCTGGATGCTGCCAATCAGGCTGGCTACGCCAGCCTGACCCCGCACCAAATCGTGCCTAAGCTGGCTGATGAAGGCATTTATCTAGCTTCGGAATCGACGTTTTATCGTGTGTTGAAAGCCGCCAATCAAAACGTCCGTCGCGGCCGGGCCAAAGCCCCAAAACGAAGAGTACTGACGACGCATCGCGCTGATGGCCCCAATCAGGTGTGGTGCTGGGATATCACCTGGTTGCCGAGCACAGTGAAGGGCCGTTTTTTCTACTGGTACATGGTCAAGGACGTCTACAGTCGCAAACTGGTCGCCAATGAAGTCCACGAAGTGGAGAGCGCCGAACACGCCTGTGAACTGCTCAGAAAGGGATGTTTACGCGAACAGACGGCAGGTCGTCCGCTGGTGTTGCACTCAGATAACGGACACGTGATGAGAGGTTCTTTGCTGCGTGAAAGCATGGTCGCGCTGGGCGTAGAGCCTTCTTTTAGTCGGCCAAGGGTGAGCAATGACAATGCTTACGCCGAAGCACTTTTTCGCACCGCAAAGTATTGCCCGCTTTGGCCGGATCAACCATTTGATACGGTCACTGATGCAAGGCTTTGGGTGCAGAATTTCATCGATTGGTACAACGAAGATCACCGCCACAGTGCCCTGAAATACGTCACGCCAAACCAACGGCACGAGGGCAAAGCAACCGCCCTATTACAAGCCAGGGCAGAGCTTTATGAGGATGCCAGGCGAACTAACCCAAGCCGGTGGAGCACTCGCACACGCAACTGGAAGCTGGCAGATGCCGTTTACTTAAATCCTGAGCGCCCTGAAATTAAGGGCGCAATGGACTAG